A stretch of DNA from Lycium ferocissimum isolate CSIRO_LF1 chromosome 4, AGI_CSIRO_Lferr_CH_V1, whole genome shotgun sequence:
ttgtgAAGGGTTAATTCTGTGTCTGTTTGACCAAAATGGTGGAGGGTCATCTGCATAGTAAAAGAAGGTGATGGAGTTGATGCATGAAGGTGGATTGTCAGCGAGGTTAGGAACCAACAGATGGATTGAATTGCGTCAAATGGATTATTGGAGAGTGATTTTAACTCGTATTTATGTTTGAGTAGTGCGACAAGTGCTCCTAATAGTGATTTTAACTATTAGGAGAGTGAAGAGTGTTGCAACAATATTGGGGATCAAGGGGGGTTTCATGTTTATAATAATGCTACTTGACTCTTATAAGTTATAGGCTATAGATAGATTTGGTTAATTAATAAACCAGGAAAATCATAGACTTCCGGAAAAGAGTAGAAGAATGGAACTTATTATGGGATATAAAATGTATAATCATTTCGCTTCAATCGGTTTATTCCATTCCATctcttaaaaagaaaagaacttaactaaaaaaactcaaaattcaACTTTAGAAATTTCTGAAGACACTTGGTGTTCTCGTAgaaatttaattcatccaaatgtATAATGGTGTTAAATTGTTAATGATCAAAATGGTCTTTAATGTATGAATTTTGGTTCCATTTGATTCTTAATATATAAACATGATAAAAAGGTATTTACTGTATGATAAAACTTGACCAATTTGTTATTAAGTCATATAAAAAACAATGAATAGATATATAACTAAACTATCACACtttcgcgagtttcacaccTCAATTATCCAGTGTTCCCATTACATATTTGAGTAggttaaaatatatttaaaactaTCACACTTTCACGTTCATACCTCAATTATCCAATGTTCCCGTTACATATCTAAACTACCGCGCCTTGTATATTAAGACACACCTCGTTGGTTGTGTCCGATGCATGCTCCATTTTAACTAAAAATGTCCTACTCCATGTGGCTTTTTATTTCCACATAATCAGAAACTAGATTAACTGATTGATTAAAATTTAAGGGGGATAACGACTTCATTGTTGTAATTTTGAAGCATCGATTTGATCTAGGTAGTTCCTATTTGAGGTGTGGATGTTGGATACGAAATATAAATATTGTTTAAGAGTTATTGTTGAGCTTATATCTGAAATTTTAGCTACATATTGGAGAGTTTTGGGTGGATGAAGAGTCAAGCCACCATTTTCGGGTCTAtcagaatttgaattttttgctTGAGAAATGGGAGTTGTCTAAATCTGCAGGAAACTAAATTATGAGTCTAAAATTGAAATGTGAATTTGTTTACAACTGATTTGAATTGGCTTgtcaaaacattttcaaagacgaTTTCTTGAAGATCGGACTACGTGAGTTTCAGACTTTTGTGAAAATCTATTCATGTTCCTCTTATGGGTTTCGTTTTTGTGACTTAGAGAGCATTCATTCACCTTCATTGTTAAGAAGGTTTTGATGGAGAaatgataaaaaggaaagtgggGGAAAATATAAGAAATGAAGAAGACGAAAGCGAAAGATGACaaagatttaaaagaaaatatctGTGTATATTCTACTATCTTCAGACTCCACTTGTGagattatgttgttgttatataagagaaataggaaaaaaaattaaaaatagtcAGCTTAATTAGCCCTAATAAACATCAAGTGCGCCCAATTTTATTAttgggttgggggtgggggggattGGGAGAAGGTTTAAGCCTCACACGACTATTGTCGAGTAATTTCAAATAGGTAGCCAACTCAATAAGGGGGCGTGAAATATTGGATAGTTAAGGTATAGAACTCACAAAATTGTGATCGTTTAGGTGTTTTAACCTATTCACTATTAGTAAAGACAATAGTTACTTCTGTCGTTAAAGTAGATGGAGGTCATCAACATCTTCCTCCATACACAACGTATTTAGTTCAATTGAAGACGTTCTCAGCTTCCTTTAATACTCCACTGTATATATTCAAtataaaattgtaattttcttCAAAGTCATTTTTTCACTACTTTTTCCAAAGTTAATACTTTTAATGTCGATTCTGAAATTAGATTGCACGATATAAAACACCTTTGTAATTTGATAGTTAAGATGCAGTGCATATATCGAAAGTCTTGTTTATTTTAACGATAAAAAgtagtactccttccgtccctaTTTAAGTGTTTTAGGCTTCATTTGTCtccattaagattaagacgtctgaatctgaatgattaagatgttatcTTTAGACCTAAACACCGAATGATTAAGAATGTGCATagtgtatttatttaaacataataagtatacaattcaaataaaaaagtaactaaatattagaaaataatatttatttagtggTACTAGGTGGCGGAGGGCTGGTGTGGGATAATGGTGAGGGGGGCGGGGGAGGAGGGGGGTGGGATGGGGTGGTGGGATGCAGATTAGGTGGTGGGGTGGAGAGGTGGGTGGTAGGCTGGGGAGGGTGGTGGAGAGGTGGGGGTTTAAAGTTTGGTGGTGATAGTGGTTGACAATGGTGGTGGTTGCGATGACAGAGATGgttagtggtggtggtgggttgTGGTGGGATGGAGAGTAGGTGGTGGGGTTGAGAGGTGGGTAGAGGGGTAGGAgtggtggtggttgtgatgGCAGGGGTGATTAGTGGTGGTTGTAGGCTGGGGTGGGTAGTGGAGAGGTAGGGGTTTAAAAGGGGTGGTGATGCTAGTTGATAGTGGTGATGGTGGTTGAcaatggtggtggtggtggtggagtgggggtgggggttgtgGTGGgatggggtggggtggtgggatGGAGAGTTGGTGGTGGGGTGAAGAGGTGGGTGGAAGGGTGGGGTGGTGGGATGGAGAGTTGGTGGTGGGGTGAAGAGGTGGGTTGAAGGGTGGGGTGGTGGCGATGGCAGTGGGGATGGTAGTTGTGATATCAGGGGTGGTAAGTGGTAGTGGTAGGCTGGGGTGGGTAACGGAGAGGTGGGGGTTTAAGGGGGGTGGTGATGGTGGTTGacagtggtggtggtggtagtTGTTATGACAGAGATGGTTAGTGGTGGTGAAGGTGAGGGTGCGCGGTGaggtgggtggggtgggtgtGGAGTTGGTGGTTTTGGACGAAGTGATAGTAAAAATTATtcatataaaaatatttcttaatgatattaagactttgttcaagatcttaatgattaagacctattcatTCAGATCCAATAAGTGTCAGAtcttaatataaataaatgcacttaatggtctaaggtctgaaccattcagattaCCTccatttagagcctgtttggaaagccacctggtaattagaattggtgtaattactaccctagtaattacacagcctagtaattacacagtattgtaattagtacgacctgtttgtttgttataatgtaattacagtgtaattacaagtgtgctgtttggttgcacaagtataattacacagttaatttaatttaaaaataaaatttaaaattaatatttaaaaaatatgtgcctttatatgatattaaattagttatttaataatacattgtttcttgaaaatatgttaattaataatcatatatttgtaactaatattgtaaaaaataattgatatataattttaaaattaataatattttaattttaattgattataaaacttaaaagcatacctttttttgtgagaacatcatgggattggatgtttgacaaaaaaagaatatttataaatataatgtcataacactattcaaatgtttgacaataattctattagctgtaagtgaaaaataaacaacatacaatgtgaaaataaaaaaccaaTAGTACTAATGCAAATAttgttaaaattaaaaatataacctaaattcaaaatccaaaagaattttttttaacataatacttttAAGTCAAATtgcaacattacataagtaagtttcaatgtaacataagtaaatactcctttaattcaaaagaaagggaaaatataagtctaatATAACCTCATTCAGAActaaattctactttaataaagACACttattatatgccaaatttattaatgactcattttttctaatattaagagatgtagtttaaaaaattagaatattaacacggttaatgaataaaataaaaactaaaaaaaatatgactaaTTACGTGGAAGTAcaaagtaaaggttgggaatgagaagaaaggaaatgaaatataaattctataaaaagaaaatatattttaaaaatacaaataattaaaaagtaaaaataaaaaagaaattaaataatagaaataaaaaataaattagaaaagaaaagaaattaaataatagaaataaaaaataaattaaaaaagaaaagaaattaaaataaaattaaaaagaaataggcTAAAAaataaccctgtaattacagggtgtaattacactcaattctcaGCCctcccttgagaattggagagtgtaattacaccatctcaattacacccaattcccacctaaGCGTAATTACCAATGGGTCAAACAAAGCCAAGcttgtgtaattacactctattacacccaattccaattatctgggtggctttccaaacaggcccttaagtgcaaacaaatgaaaTCTTAGTTTGATTGGATATGGAGTTTagaaaattaaagatgtgtgtactcatttaaattttgtggtcttaaacttgcCTCGTACAATTTTGGATTTaaaaaacttactaaatatagaaatagaCACTTTTTTTCAggacaaactaaaaaaagaaagtaagacactaaattgagacggagagagtactATAATTATCTTTATATGTATAACAAGTAATGATTTAGGATTAAATTGgtcttttcttaaaatataattaaaagtaCTCTCATCATAATTTATACACTAGGGACGCCCAAATGAAACTGAAGTCCATAATTAAAGACTATTTCGATCATTTTCTCAATTAGTAATATATAGTAGCTAGGTCAGAAACAGATTGACGTCTCCATCTTCCGCCACCTTTAAACCACCATTGTTGCAACACTCTCTGGTTGGTGGTCCTGTTTATATATTCATCTAAAGAGATTGATTTTGAAGAAATATGCACCAATCATATTACTAAGAAATTCGGAGCAAACTTTCTTCAGCCACAAACGCTTCCACAGAACTCTATCGTGttttaattcaaactctacTTTTTTAGGTCAAGAGAGTGCATATCAACTGTTTGATAATATGCTGCTAAGAAATTTCAAGCTGAAAAGCCACTATAGCTTCTCCAGAGCAACTACTTTACCTGACCAAATCACTTCACAATTCCACAAAAGATGCTGCCACACAACTCTGTCCAGTTCTCCTTCAAGCTGCAATAAGATAATTGGATTGCCATCAAGTAATTCTACAAAAAATGGATCAAAACATGTCCAATGCGTGTCTCTACCAAATCCTTCcctttttcagaaaaataaCGCTAAATTCTGCACTTTATTAGGTCAAGAGAGTGCACACGAACTGTTTGATAATATGTTACTAAGAAATTTCAAGCCGAAAATCCACTATAGCTTCGGTATCCTCTCCAGAGTAACTACTTTACCGAACCAAATCACTTCACAATTCCACAAAAGCTTCAGTAGAACTCTCTTTGGATTTTCATCAAGTAATTCTACAAATATTGGATCAAAACATGGCCAATGTGTGTCTCTCTCATATCCTTCATTCGTTCAAAACGTTGCCAAATATTGCACTTTGTTAGGTCAAGAGAAGCCAAATGAACTGATAAATAATGTTAATGCTGCTACTACTAATAGTGATAAACATTGCAATGGAGACAGGCCAGATGAACAGTTAGATAATCCGAGCACTTTGTTAGGTCAAGAGAGATCAGATGAACTGTTAGATAAAGTTAATGCTGCTACCAATAGTGTTAGAGGCAATGGAGAGATGGTTGATTTTACAAATATTCATATTAACAAGCTCCCAACGGTTCTAATAATGGGACGACCTAACGTAGGGAAATCAGCATTGTTTAATCGTTTGATACGAAGGAGGGAggcacttgtatacaacactccTACTGATCATGTTACTCGAGATATACGAGAAGGTGTTGCTAAATTGGGAAATTTGAGGTTTAAGGTATTGGATTCTGCTGGTATAGAAGCAGAAGCTTCTTCGGGTTCTGTTCTTAGTAGAACTGCGGAAATGACGGGAAATGTGCTGTCAAAAACTCAATTTGCACTCTTGTTGGTTGATGCAAGGTATATGAAAATACAAAATTATGGTTTCTTCAATATATTCTCAGTTGATTATCAGATAGTCAATTGTGGGCTCTTTTTTCTGATTAATTCCgtataaagaagaaaaaaaagataaaattttgGAAGCATAGGAGAAAAAGATGtaagtaggtgtttggccatagattccaaattttttcactttatttggaatttatggagttggagttgaagatagagttgtgtttggttatactttctgcaaagaatatttggaataAAGTTCATGTTTGAATGTATTTAAATACAACTTCATAAGTGAAAAGTGAGTTGGAAAACTGGTTATAAGctgttttccaaatttgaaatgCAACTTCAAGTagaatttggaattttcatggccaaacactgattttcaaataaagtgaaaaattacggaaaaaagtgaataatttttttatggccaaacgggtccttatcACATAATCACATGCCTCAAAACTGCTAGCTTATGAAACTCTTATACTCTGCATACTGTATTACTAAATTTTCACTGAACATAATAGTTAACTATCCTTTTGTGTTGTGTCTAGAGATGGAGTGCAGCCTATGGATTTGGATGTTGGAAAATGGTTGAGGAAGAATGCACCGGGAATGAAGACTATTGTGGTGATGAATAAAGCTGAATCGCTCGATGACTGTGATGGTACTCTTGCAGCTGCTGCTGGTGAGGCTTATAATTTAGGATTTGGCGATCCCATTGCTTTATCTGCTGAGACTGGATTCGGTATGGCTGAACTTCATGAAACTCTTAGACCATTACTTGAAGAATATGTGCTCCAAAACAACTTATGTGATGATGAGATCCAGGAGAATGATGAGAATGACTCCTCTGAGGATATGGAGTGTAAATTGCCATTGCAGTTGGCAATTGTTGGGCGGCCCAATGTTGGAAAGTCAACCTTGTTGAACACAATCTTGCAAGAAGATCGTGTTTTGGTTGGCCCTGAGGCTGGTTTGACTAGAGATTCCATCCGCGCTGAATTTGAGTACGAAGGAAGAACTGTTTATTTGGTTGACACAGCAGGGTGGTTGGAGAGGACAAAACAGCAAGAGAAGGGACCTGCGTCTTTAAGTATTATGCAATCAAGGAAACACCTTATGAGAGCACATGTAATTGTTTTGGTCCTCGATGCAGAAGAGATTGCAAAAGATAGGCGAAGCATGAAGCATGTTGAAGTAGTTATAGCAAGGCGAGCGGTAGAGGAAGGACGTGGTCTGGTTGTGATTGTAAATAAGATGGATCTTCTAAGAGGgaaagaaaattccaaatattACAAGAGCGTAATTGAAGCTGTGCCTCAAGAAATTCAGACAGTTATTCCCCAGGTCACAGGGATACCTGTTGTATTTGTTTCAGCTCTAGAAGGAAAGAGTCAGATAGCTGTCATGAATCAGGTCGTCGAAACATATGAAAAGTGGTGTTTGAGATTGTCAACAGCTCGTCTTAACCGTTGGCTACTCAAGGTCATGAGCAGACATTCTTGGAAAGACCAGGCAGCTCAACCGAAGATCAAGTATTTCACTCAGGTGAAAGCTAGACCTCCAACTTTTATTGCATTTATGAGCGGAAAAACCAAGCTCTCAGATACAGATCTGAGGTTCCTAACTAGATCTTTGAAGGAAGACTTTGACTTGGGTGGGATACCAGTCCGGATATTGCAACGAACTGTTGAAAAAAATGATAGAACTAAAACCAGCAGCAAGAACAAGCAATCAGCTAATAGAACGATCGAAAGGGCTGTTTCTGACAAAAGAACAATCCATGCTGGAGacctaagttgctcggactccAGTGGAGACCAGCTGGACGAATTTGGGGTCTCTAATTAAACATATGTGGAGTGCAATGGGTTATGCCTTATAGTATAAGAGATCTATTAGAAAGCTGCCAAAGTCAGAAAGTgggcaaaagaaagaagaaactcTGGAAAATGATCCCCGTTTGCATTATGTGGACCATTTGGTTGGAAAGGAATAGAAGATGCTTTGAAGGCAAAAGTTCTCATATTTCTGTTGTGAAGAATAGATGTCTGCCCAAATTTACATCTTTGGGTGTAAGGAAAGTATAGTAAGAAACTTAGTAAGAAACTTATTTCAGTATCTGGAGATTTTGGATATGCTGAGTTGATTGTAACAGCTATCCCAGATTTCTTAGCTTGTACTTTATGTACCTTCTTGGTacatttttcaataaaattaacCTGTCTTATCAAAAAAAAACAGCAGCACCACTTGAATTATCCACTTTGGGTTGGGTGCCCTTGTAAATTCCCTCCGCCATTGTCTCAAttcttttctccattttatCCTATCTTAGACTATAATCgtctttattttatgcttaggtgaatatgtcaaggaagttaagtttccctttttatttgaaaaaggtTTTTCCAGTGGCCAACCGAAGGTTTTGTGCCACACTTTTATAACGACTTTAATGTTAAGCATCGTGGTCCAGAACTAAGATTAACTCTTTTGGCCAGGAACTAAGGCTTAGAATGAGCATAACTTTCGGCAAATTCTGAAAGAGATGAAAGAAATAAGCTAACCTGCTTATAACTGGTTGTTGTATGACCGCAAAGAATCACTTTGGAGTTGGGCAAGGCATAAATTTGACGAACATGTAAAAAGTGATGATGCTACAAATAACATGACTGAGTCTTTCAGTGCTTTTGTGGTAAAAGTTAGAGAGAAACCAGTTCTAACTTTATTGGAATGGTTTAGAAGAAAAACTATGACTAGATTTCAACAAAGATATGAAAAAGCTTTTGCTTTGGACACTCTGATTCCaccaaaagagagaaagagttaCTCAAAATCAGGAGGGAAGAAAGTTGATTTGTTTCAGGACTAATGAATACTTGTTTGAAGTGCAATTCTTGAAAAATTATGTGGTGGATTTGAAGAAAGTGTCATATCAATGCAGAGAATGGCAAATAATTGGAGTGTCGTGCCGACATGCTATATGCTGCATGACTCATATTACATAGGATCCTACCAAATTTGTTCATCTTCTACTCACTAAAGAAT
This window harbors:
- the LOC132054078 gene encoding uncharacterized protein LOC132054078: MVVDNGGGGGGVGVGVVVGWGGVVGWRVGGGVKRWVEGWGGGMESQESAYQLFDNMLLRNFKLKSHYSFSRATTLPDQITSQFHKRCCHTTLSSSPSSCNKIIGLPSSQESAHELFDNMLLRNFKPKIHYSFGILSRVTTLPNQITSQFHKSFSRTLFGFSSSNSTNIGSKHGQCVSLSYPSFVQNVAKYCTLLGQEKPNELINNVNAATTNSDKHCNGDRPDEQLDNPSTLLGQERSDELLDKVNAATNSVRGNGEMVDFTNIHINKLPTVLIMGRPNVGKSALFNRLIRRREALVYNTPTDHVTRDIREGVAKLGNLRFKVLDSAGIEAEASSGSVLSRTAEMTGNVLSKTQFALLLVDARDGVQPMDLDVGKWLRKNAPGMKTIVVMNKAESLDDCDGTLAAAAGEAYNLGFGDPIALSAETGFGMAELHETLRPLLEEYVLQNNLCDDEIQENDENDSSEDMECKLPLQLAIVGRPNVGKSTLLNTILQEDRVLVGPEAGLTRDSIRAEFEYEGRTVYLVDTAGWLERTKQQEKGPASLSIMQSRKHLMRAHVIVLVLDAEEIAKDRRSMKHVEVVIARRAVEEGRGLVVIVNKMDLLRGKENSKYYKSVIEAVPQEIQTVIPQVTGIPVVFVSALEGKSQIAVMNQVVETYEKWCLRLSTARLNRWLLKVMSRHSWKDQAAQPKIKYFTQVKARPPTFIAFMSGKTKLSDTDLRFLTRSLKEDFDLGGIPVRILQRTVEKNDRTKTSSKNKQSANRTIERAVSDKRTIHAGDLSCSDSSGDQLDEFGVSN